A stretch of Phoenix dactylifera cultivar Barhee BC4 chromosome 16, palm_55x_up_171113_PBpolish2nd_filt_p, whole genome shotgun sequence DNA encodes these proteins:
- the LOC103709838 gene encoding uncharacterized protein LOC103709838 has translation MPNPWKKARAAGLSRLVSGLARPERGASLVVQTGFPTSLADLVVKNRDRLKKPSRKKTPSPFPRAPATVAGDDPCPLPALHSPRAGRDGISEECPRPPLPKSVEIRSNGTGSGFALLVVNLVVLMVLSIERRKLVAGITVSAFSLLLLDFMGFQVFAFLKPCSDARRSLTSVVGGLDLEGRERVSPIREVGVEGRLDSIASDRSWEESFIDSDQRREILPEWRDLAVGRNVGSSGNSNRKKFWKKFVPKKFRGSRKGKDEREPISNSCSISSGRGEFDGIREVDEVINGAGDEEDGNVPSFIDSTEVTNFDKEEDVDVSREIVLKTKSGSQQHVFFVIVLLGLVGGKAAAVVLTLSWCLLIKLAQTMQKK, from the coding sequence ATGCCGAACCCGTGGAAGAAGGCGCGGGCCGCCGGCCTCTCCCGGCTGGTATCCGGCCTCGCCCGGCCCGAGCGCGGCGCCTCTCTCGTCGTCCAGACCGGCTTCCCCACCTCACTCGCCGACCTCGTCGTCAAGAACCGTGACCGCCTCAAGAAGCCCTCCCGCAAGAAgaccccctcccccttccctagGGCTCCGGCGACCGTCGCCGGCGACGATCCCTGCCCTCTTCCCGCATTGCATAGCCCCAGGGCCGGCCGCGATGGAATCTCGGAAGAATGCCCCCGCCCTCCGCTTCCCAAGTCCGTGGAGATCAGGAGCAACGGGACTGGGTCCGGATTTGCGCTTCTGGTGGTGAATTTGGTGGTTTTAATGGTTCTGTCTATCGAAAGGAGGAAGCTTGTCGCCGGGATCACGGTCTCGGCGTTTTCCCTGCTTTTGCTCGATTTCATGGGGTTCCAGGTGTTCGCGTTCTTGAAGCCGTGCTCGGATGCGAGGAGGAGCTTGACTTCGGTGGTTGGAGGATTGGATTTGGAGGGTAGGGAGCGGGTTTCTCCGATAAGGGAAGTTGGGGTCGAGGGCCGCCTGGATTCGATTGCATCCGACAGGAGTTGGGAGGAATCTTTCATCGATTCGGATCAGCGGAGGGAGATTTTGCCGGAATGGAGGGATCTTGCTGTCGGCCGAAATGTTGGTTCTTCTGGTAATTCAAATCGGAAGAAGTTCTGGAAAAAGTTTGTCCCGAAGAAGTTTCGTGGGAGTCGAAAAGGTAAAGATGAAAGGGAACCGATCTCGAATTCTTGTTCGATTTCGAGCGGGAGAGGAGAATTTGATGGCATCAGAGAAGTGGATGAAGTGATCAACGGAGCAGGAGACGAGGAAGATGGCAATGTTCCGAGCTTCATTGACTCCACTGAGGTTACAAATTTTGATAAAGAGGAGGATGTGGATGTGAGTAGAGAAATTGTTCTTAAGACTAAGTCAGGATCTCAGCAGCATGTTTTCTTTGTGATAGTTCTTTTGGGGCTTGTCGGTGGGAAGGCTGCGGCGGTCGTTCTAACTCTGTCTTGGTGTCTGCTTATCAAATTAGCTCAAACCATGCAGAAGAAATGA
- the LOC103709837 gene encoding dihydroceramide fatty acyl 2-hydroxylase FAH1, translating to MVAQEFTVDLSKPLVFQVGHLGEAYQDWVHQPIVSKEGPQFFANDFLEFLTRTVWWAVPTIWLPVVCWFITMSVRMGHTIPEVALMVMAGVFLWTLIEYSLHRFLFHMKTKTYWANTAHYLLHGCHHKHPMDGLRLVFPPAATAILCVPFWNIVKLMATPSTTPALFGGGLLGYVMYDCTHYYLHHGQPSKDPARNLKRYHLNHHFRVQSKGFGITSKLWDIMFGTLPPSEISGKTS from the exons ATGGTTGCGCAGGAGTTCACAGTGGACTTGAGTAAGCCTCTCGTCTTTCAG GTTGGTCACCTTGGGGAAGCTTACCAGGACTGGGTTCATCAGCCTATTGTTAGCAAGGAAGGTCCACAATTTTTTGCAAATGACTTCTTGGAG TTCCTAACACGCACTGTATGGTGGGCAGTTCCGACCATATGGCTGCCAGTTGTCTGCTGGTTCATTACCATGTCTGTCCGAATGGGCCATACAATCCCTGAAGTAGCTCTGATGGTTATGGCTGGAGTCTTTCTGTGGACGCTGATTGAGTATAGTCTGCATCGCTTCCTTTTCCACATGAAAACAAAAACTTACTG GGCAAACACAGCACATTATCTTCTTCATGGATGTCATCATAAGCACCCTATGGATGGACTCCGCCTTGTTTTCCCCCCTGCTGCCACAGCTATTCTATGTGTGCCG TTCTGGAATATAGTTAAACTCAtggcaaccccatcgactaCCCCTGCTTTATTTGGAGGTGGTCTTCTGGGTTATGTTATGTATGACTGTACTCACTATTATCTTCACCATGGACAGCCATCCAAAGATCCAGCTAGAAATCTCAAG CGGTATCATCTGAATCATCACTTCAGAGTTCAAAGCAAGGGTTTTGGGATAACTTCTAAACTATGGGACATCATGTTTGGGACATTGCCTCCATCAGAAATCTCCGGGAAAACCAGTTGA